From the Tigriopus californicus strain San Diego chromosome 4, Tcal_SD_v2.1, whole genome shotgun sequence genome, the window ACAAAACATGTCGAAgtgcagaaattcgagagggtgGCACCGACAGGTgcaatgagggatgaatttggaggtttattgatttccatttttttatccGCCGGCAATAAAAAAGCGAAACGGGCCGGTTGGCTTCCTTGCGGCTgctcggacaagtttggggcaaaacgagtttattacatttacaagcaataccatggtcttcTATCATGGTTGTTATGATTTggaatcaatacagagacaccaaggtatacatctcattcaaaatatttttaattgcttacttgcaagtccaatctctgcatttcaagtatcaagtcattaaatcaacggagctaattctcctcctctcctcctgAGAGGTCAAGGCTCTGATCAAcctatagatgctctaggcatagatacgTGAGGTTGAGTATACATCATCAAAAATTTGACTGATCTGATTagctgccaattgtcaatgaaCATGGGCTGTATTTGGATACTTTCCCGACAGGGAACTCAGTTGCTTCCAAAAAGAGGTCGCACGTTTGCATCGCATAATAGGGCAAcgttttgaatggtttatgacaaattttatccaccatggatttaatcaactcattccacagggttaagagtATCTTTTGTCATTCCAATGGTATTAGTGTGgaatttttcaataaaatgtagttgacaTGATCTGACTGATCTTttgcatgctgccagtctcaagttggactaaagcacttcaaaaaagaaagcacaaccatattcaaacaattacattgtaaagtataagggacttgtttcttgatagactcaggaagctcacatgtgataatgttagtctgaataatctaatgagagattatagcaatctaatcttatgaaaaaatgggttcagatCAGAAAGGATATAAAAagtaacaatctaaaatgtcGTATCCATCGtagcttgtcttcaagtaaaatttggcagcgtccttgaagaaaatattcactGATCCTTTTCATGCTAGAACTCTCTCTTAAACAGtgcatcagttcaaaatctgtttggaaactctttagttctactgatcgtTTACAGTTTTTGAAGTGGAGTCACCTGCCAACCTCGCACGTTTCTGAATCCAGGTTCTCTAGCTCAACCCAATAAAAAGCTCAAGATGATGGTAcgtgaaacacagaaatttgccaagaaagcaagtaagaatatttttaatggaatgtatgccttggtgtccCTTTTTTATTCTATATCATAATAACCATTGctaaaaatgtaataaaatcGATTCGGCCGAAACTTGTCCAGGAGATAACcaggccaaacggcccatttcacttttttaactACCgacggtaagaaaagaatggaagtAACTAaaccttcattcatttttcatccctCATTCCTCGTATATTCAGTCAAGGAcacaaaagtagacatactgtagctctgagctacatattgttctttaaactcatttggatgcttcgtaatcatgaaataataattttaagagatatggcacctgttttatttgactattttggtattttggatgcttgtgcaagaaaaacaatttattggagtccaaagtgcaaattgagatcttgtctactgtactttgatatttctttgtgccccttaaataatgcctgccttttatgcaaacttcctaataagtagaaatttaaactctacacaaagataactcattcatttctcaccaatgccgcctgatgttttttgtcaaatgtgtgggtttagacaaaattatcaattgtccatccaagatattctaatatgttaacacttatgtacatgcacttttattgcttattccatacatttttttatattttgtcagtgtacattacccatcaattaataaaatgactcttgatgattttctatctatgtgtggttttgagccaattttacgcaatatttcaccaatttcaatcgaaaaacaatttgattgtttttgattaatttgatgttcattatttttctgactttcaagattaatttagaaatatttagtatatggacggagttgtatatcaaggagatcattatttaattaaaaacaccttaatgtactatgcagtacggataatcttgttttattcatactggagttaatgtcttgattcaacgcaatggcctaagttggcggtgaggggaaatccgtgtcgtttcctctctttagagtccctgctGCAGTCAAATCTCtacaatttctgctcgacgtgaaaacaacatattttatcGGAGTTTAATGTTCGTCGCCAAGAAGAGGTTAAGTGGATAAATGAACCAAATGATTCGAGTCAAGGGCGGTGTGAAAAATAATTATTGTGCCACCAACAGCccatggtgatgatgataagaTTCAATTTAGAGTATTTCAATTGTATCAAAAATCAGTGAATCCCAACAAAATCATCATACTAGACACCCTTGGCaggtccatatttttttttctttcccttcgCCCGTCACGCTGGCATTATTCACACTGGCATTATAGACATTGAAAGGTGACGCAGGCAGTTTTATAAAAATGCATGATTGTAGGAATCAGagcttgaaatcaaaatttgtcctctttgttcaagaatgaaacagattttgtgtcaaaactGGTGTCTTAATTCACTAACGTGTTTCTTTATACTCCATATCGGTCGCTATTTCCAAGTGAAACGACACCCTGAGCCTCAATTTTCAGTCAGAATATTGGTCGCGGCATTTTCCTCGGTTATTTAGGCAGCTGATTTTGAATTGTACCAGCGCTGCCATACCATCAAAGGTGATGGAAGCCAAATTCGAGCTCAAAAGTGGTCATGGGGGCGGCCATGATGGTAAAGTGCCAGCAGCGTCTCTATTATCTCTTCATCATCCAAGTATGGCAAAATGATGAATCCTAGCTCACCTATGAAACTACCATCCGGaatcaaaagccaaaacaaatCCCAAAGACAGCCATTTATGACAATGAAATATCCAAGACCATGGAGTGTTAAAGCTGGCcaatttggacacttttggccTGCACTCAGCCCAGTTGGCAATGCTGCTTCAGACCTCGACGAAAGAGGCACAAATGGTATGAACAACTCAAACCTCAAAGTGAAAACCCGAAGACCTTTGAATCGTTGAATTGGCCTCGAATCCATTGAGTGACCGGTGGTTTGGGTGAGGTCTTGGGCATCAGCCCCGTTTGATCGACGTGACACCCGCGTTCAGGGTCTAGGTGGCAAGATGGGCGTGGAAGAAGAGGTGATGAGTCTGCGGAAGCAATTGGAGAAATGCACGCCTTCGGCCGACAATGCGGATCCGGATCAGAGCGGCGTGCTGGATCTGCTCCAATCCTTGAGTCAGCTCAAGATGAATCTCAACATCCTGTCGACCACCCGAATCGGCATGACGGTCAATGCACTAAGGTATATAATAACTGGgtaacgttattctccaccgattagttgtcggtgctacttttttaaacttaaccaaAACTTATCAAATAgaacctaaccttacctaacctaacacgatattaatatCCCTTAAAGcttctatctaaacctttctaacaattaatcacaaatttaaaaatgagcaccaccaactaatcggtggagaataacgtttatctaaTAACTGTCTCTTCATTGTTGAGTCAAGCCCGCCCCAATTGGCCCACCTTTATAGGCTGGGCTCGAAAAATTTGGGTGCAGGGCTATTCCATCACGAAAACACGAGTCGAATGGCACACTTGGAATGACGTTCGTCATCTTTAGGAAGTTTAACTGGGGTTGGTTTGGATGACACATAGCAATGGGGAAGCCAATCGGAGACAAGCTAACAGTCAAAGAGGTATTAAATCATATTTTCCTGGCCGTGCCAGGCATTTATAAGACCTTTCAAGGATGAAAGGGGTGGCACCAATGACTAGGAAATTTTCATTCAGGGGCATTTATAGCACCAATTACAAAATCGGCCCGAGGTCGGAGGCCAGTGTCGCTCTGGCCCAAGTGCCCCTCAGTCTTCAAGCTCACCCCGACCTTGACCATGGAAGCCTGGGAATATTGAGGTGAGAGGTCAGGCCCTCTCCCAGACGCTCAACTCCTACTCATGAAATGGAGCGAATCCAAATTTCCAAGTCCATCAATTTTGTGGCAGAATCTTGCCTCTGCCCTTTGAggtgttttctcgtacttgacCGCCTTTTGAACCTTGAAGTTGAAACCAATGGCTTTATGTGCCAAAACAAAGGATTTGAACCTCTTGAACGCTTGAACCTCTTCATTCTGGTGCAAATATCAAACCTATTTAGTCTTGGGATTCGAGTCCTTGTTTGTCCCAATAATTGGCTTGCGTACCCATGGTGGTTTTAAATCACGGGCAGGCAAAAGAGGCTAGCCAATTGTCCTATTCATGAACGCCTACTGGGCGAGGGATATTGCTTTAGCACTGTTCATATGAAACTGAGATGAAATATCACTGCAAACCTGTAACGTGCATTCGCCGCCGAAATTAGTTTATGGTTGTCTGAAAATCCTAAAGTAATGTCGCACCCTTGGTCGAACAAAGAGTTCTCGAGTTAATAATGTCTTGGGCCAATCTACTCTTCAAAAACGTTTTCCCAATGCCCTCAGAAGTGTGTCATATGAAggacttttgaaattcattgcaTTGCTCCCCAAAGAAAAAGTTGATGAGAAAAAGCACAAATTTCACCTTCAGTGACTATTTGCATAGGGTTTCCCGGCACGTTGGAGctaattttgcttcaaaaagtttGATATGGTGATGCTGTAGCGGACCAGAAAGGTCCGACAACTCATTGAGTCAAGTGATGGTAGTCGACTGATTGTATTCACGGGAAAAGGATCTGTATCAGGTATAAAGGGAAACGAAAGTATAGAGGAAAAGGGATAGGAAGAAGCGAGAAATTAGTGAGTCAGGGTCACTGTAATTTCAATAACATGTGAAAACACGCACTCTTTTTGTAAAGTTATTTCATCGTTTATTTGGCTTTGCAGAAAATCCAGCAAGGATGAGGAGGTCATCACCTTAGCCAAATCGCTTATCAAGACCTGGAAGAAGTTTGTACCCGAAACCAATGCTGCGGGTGACAaggcaaaggaaaaaaagaaagacgacGTCAAACGGAAGGACGACAAACATGGTAGCCAAGATGGGAATGGTAGTAGAACCGACGAGGCTTTGGTCCGTTCATTCCCCTCCAAACCTCAAGCCACAGCCGACGAGGTCAGTTTCATTCTGAATTCTGCCCAGAACTTAATTTCAATACATCCTTGCATGCATTTGCCATTGGGTTTAGGTCCGGCTAAGGTGTCGGGATATGCTGAGTAAGGCACTAAGAGGGGAGGCCGACACCGAATTGCCTGATGGTATGGGTCAAACAGTCGAAGACATCGCCGAGCTCATCGAGGATGCTCTCTTCAAAAAGTTCAAGGACACCGGCATGAGGTACAAGAACCAGATTCGATCTCGAGTGTTCAACCTGAAGGTAAATAAATAGCTGCTTTGGAAGCCATGTTGGATGGGTGCTTCTCAAgaagtgcttttttttttttgtaggaTAAAAAGAATCCCGCTTTGAGAGAGAATGTGCTCACCGGAGTGATCCCACCAGACACGTTTTCCACGATGTCCGCTGAAGATATGGCCAGTGACGAAGTAAGGACCATTCATTTCCTCTTACCGCAGAGTTCTTATCTCGTGTTTTGATTGTGATCTTTTTTTGTGTCTGGAAACCAGGTCAAAAATCAGAGGAAAGCTTTCGTGAAAGCGGGTATAGATGCAGCCCAGTTGGCCAAAGTGGAAGGAACCAAAACCGACTTGCTCCAATGTGGAAAATGTCACAAGAAAAATTGCACCTACAACCAAATTCAAACCCGATCTGCTGACGAGCCTATGACCACTTTTGTCTTATGCAACGCTTGCGGAAATCGTTGGAAGTTCTGCTAAAATGAACCACTTGGGTATGACTCGATGTCCCGTGGACCaaactacaaatcagaaaacTTGAAAGCTTGCGCTAGTTTAAGTGCGCCGTGAATACATGAGATAAGTGAGCGAGGTGAAATAAACGATTCAGCGTTTGGTTGGTCAACACGTTtattttggacatttcaagatttactgataaataaatgaaatagcCAGTAAGAGCTGGTTCTTTGGAAGGGTTTCTCGAGTACTacttcttcttggacttgCCACCCTTGTTGGCGGGCTTCTCTCCACTAGCGGCCTTGCCCCCGTCAGCGCCCTTGGAAGCCGGACCCTTCTTGCCTTTGGGAGGAGGGGTGCTGGAGCGCTTCTTGGCTCCCTCGGACTTCTTGGCAGCCTTGTCAGCGGGcgagtttttcttttgagcgGATTTCTTGCCTTCAGCTTGGTTAGGATTAGGTTCAGCGGGTGCGGCCTTGTTGGACTTGAGGCCTTTGGCTCCGGGGGCCGAATTGGCACCGAAGTGATGGACTTGCGAAGAAACAACTGCTGCAGCGGCCATTTACTTGGAAGAAGTCTTCGGATGGGATGATATGAGGGGTCTTGATAGTCTCAATGAGGAGACGAGATGGATTGCTAGATGTTATCTAGTTGTGATAAGATTTGGTATTACCCGATTTAACCCCCGAAGCTCGTTTATGAATGTCGACGGCGAACCGATCTGAAGCGTCTCGTCAGATGGAGGCCCAAGCAGCTCAAGCCTCGGAAAAGTGACTAGAACCAGTTTTGACTGCACTGTTCGAGTTCAGGCGGAGGGAAATCGAAGCGACCGAGACCAACCGCGAAAGTTAGACACGGGCGAAGGACGAGGGGAAGGAGCGGAAGGAACACGATGAGCGCTCGCCTCCAAACGTTCCCATCAGGAATGGAGCACCTATTGGAACAGCGCCTCATGACGACCAATCTTGGCACTTCCACTTGAATGCAGGGCTACTAAAGCACTCCTTCTGAAACAGGTTGCTTCATAAAAGAGAATAGAAGGCAAGATCAGAACACTAGGCGACGACAGCTTGCCCGATAAGGACCTGAGTCTGTGCTCGATTCGCACCTATTGCGACGTTCTCAAATGCATTCGAAATGCATGGGCGAGCGGCGAGATCATGCAAAACATGATTGTATGTAAAGCCAAACCAATCTGTCCATAGCAACTTCATGAAATGTCATCACTGAACTACGATAATTGTGTTCACtgttcaaagacaatttgtCACAACTTTAACAAAACCTGTTACAATATCAACATGTTAATGTCTGATTTATGTGCATGTGTGCTTTCCAGCTCTGCCGTGTCATAGCCTGTCTAAATAGACCTTTAAATACATTCTCAGACTGATGGCCTTTGAAATGAGCACTATGAACTGTATTTTGTTTGAGCCAGAAGATGGATGTTGTTCGGTAATTTTTCGTTTTCGGAACCATGCCGAGCGACTTCAAAAGATCATGATTGTGGTTTGGAACACGGACTTCTACAtagagatgtggactacgAACGGAAGTAAAAATTTCtaatctcctaaaccgttgTACTGTATTCCAATTAAGCACTTCACAagaccacaagatcttattgaatagaagaaaactatgcttagggaacttagggagacatggtcaaagttatgtagtaaacaaaacataaaatttcgaattttcggcctgctcttggtcagcaacataagcttttgacaacataactttgacacGAAACACTTAACTtgtaaataatataaaaaataatCTGCCTTgtattgaagagatctacgtttcttattctatccctttatttcgaaaagtgactcagagttgctatgaccaagaggaggtcgatttggtgggaagctcgttcacagtccatgtTTCAAGAAGTTCGTGTttgaaacaactttttttcttatgaaaGTACAAGGAATAGTTTGGATGGGTGAATGaatagacatttttttcaaatgatcgTTAATTGCTCGTCAACCAAAATATTCAGTGGATACCCTGTGGCTCTATTTTAAGTGAAAGACGCATGATTTAGAGTTAGTGTATGCATAGAGTCGACTACAATTGACATTGTCAAAGAAGAGGGGCTCATCACGGTTACATCAACACAACTCTTAAATATCGACGAGAAATAGACGCACACGGTACGTGAAAATTTGGTATCTTCTGAACTATTCATTTCATCTAAAATTAGAACATCATGCGATCCCCTGGATGAGGGAACTCAAAAGCGGCGGTCAAGATTAAATGGTATTCATTCACTCGAAAAGCTTCGAATTTTCGGTCCACTTTCGGTCAGCGACATGAGGTGTTGACGATACTATTTTTAAATAAACCACTTAACAagtagattttgaaaaaaaagttactgGCCTCGAATTGCAATGATCTGAGtttctcattcattcatatATTTTGACGAAGGACTCAGAAATGATTCGACTCAGAGTGGGCCGATTTTGGCCGAAATTCTTTTGGAAGTTCAAGAAAGCTctagctggattcttgagtGATCAacttacccctctcgtctcaccgTTGAGACGACTGACACATTGGTtaaaattccattttgaaggTTGTTAGAAATGTCTAAAACAATCTTGGTAATTTTTTCGTTAATGAGCGTTtgatttgagccagaattcaattcGTCAATCAGATCAAAAGTGTTCCTCATTATTTTGTGAGGTAGAAAACTGGAAACGATGGATTTgagtatttttctcaaaactggATAAGGCCTTTTGACCATCGTGATGAGaggggtgagacgagaggagacgaccgtatccaaggATCCAGCTTCTAGGGGTCCATGGGATATCGCCAATTGTCATCGATACTTGAAGACTAATGGAAGCTAAACCCAGAGTCAGAAACATTATTCTATTGTTTTAGGCGAGAGGGGGCTCAGTACAGGATAAACTAGAGCTAGTAATGAAGACAAAAGCACGAAAAGTGTGCAAATGCAAGCAAGTCCATTTCAAAGCTTTACAAACCATTTGATTGTttctgttttctgttttcaaaattactaTCAATATGATTTTGCTCGGCTCACCCACCTACAGTATAGTTGCAACACTTGCTTCATCTTAGAAATCAAGAAAAGCAATGAATTGCTTCGTCCAGCTACGCAATACATGTACTTTAACGTAACGCAAGTGCACTTAAACAAATTAATCGCAAAGGAATTGCGCCATCAGAAAGTGCTTACTGTGCACATGCCCATTCCTGTTCTgttagtttcaattttgcaaccGCTTTTataaaagctttaaaaaatggaACTCTATGtgtttcgttttgttttcaacCGTTCACTACTTTATCATCCATTAGCACCAATATTTCAATAAGAGATATTTCCTTGTTTGACAATTTGACCGTGCCGACACTTAAATCATCGTAATATTTCTTAGTACAATGAAATGACTCAATGATTACAGGACTGCATCCAAATTTGATACAAATTTGTACTGCGTTTCCTTTGATAAGGCAGTTTGCGACAAGACTGTAAAGCTCTAGGGCAGTCGCCTGGCCTTATACGAGAAAAGTGCCTTGTTCATTAAACAAAGAAGACCCCTACAGCTTTTGATGATGCTTTCTTGCTGAAGGCTGAAGAGATTGCATGGCAACATTCTTAGCCTAAGATATATTCTCCGCCCTCAAGAGGAACACAGCCTCTTTGTactttgttttccaaaaaccGGTATAGTCTAGTCTGTTTCTCCGTTTATCATG encodes:
- the LOC131879875 gene encoding transcription elongation factor A protein 1-like, translated to MGVEEEVMSLRKQLEKCTPSADNADPDQSGVLDLLQSLSQLKMNLNILSTTRIGMTVNALRKSSKDEEVITLAKSLIKTWKKFVPETNAAGDKAKEKKKDDVKRKDDKHGSQDGNGSRTDEALVRSFPSKPQATADEVRLRCRDMLSKALRGEADTELPDGMGQTVEDIAELIEDALFKKFKDTGMRYKNQIRSRVFNLKDKKNPALRENVLTGVIPPDTFSTMSAEDMASDEVKNQRKAFVKAGIDAAQLAKVEGTKTDLLQCGKCHKKNCTYNQIQTRSADEPMTTFVLCNACGNRWKFC